ATGACCATATCTCGGTCTTTAGCTTTAATTAAATTTCCGTTCGTCACGCCAATAGCTCCTGCAAAACGTCTGCGTTAACCTCGAAAGGATGATCGCCTTCAATCACTGATTCATCGTACTGATCAAATGCCGCTTCATTGATTACTTCAAGGGCACCGTCTAGCATTAAGTTGAGGGCAAGAGCGATCGCCTCTAACTCTGCTCTCTGCCACTCTGGCTTCTGTGCCAACGCTTGCAAAAGCTGCGAATGTGCGGCATCTAGCCCCGCGATTCCAGTTATAGGTGTAGTTTGAGGCGCAGGCAATTCTTCAACAAAAATATCGGCTAACAAACTAGAAACCTCTTGCGATTCAGATATTTTAGATTCAACAATGCTCATATCTAAAACGAGAGGATTTTGTTGAGGGGGAGCCGGAATCTGATGTCCTTTGGTTGGAAAGGCGGCACGAATGGTAATGGGTTCGGTAGCAGGACGAGAATTTACCGAGTTTGCGCTGATATCGTGAACGTTGCTGTACAAGATTTGAGGATCAAGTTCGAGCAGGGTATAAACCTTGGTGAGGCGATCGATTTCTTTAGGTGAGGCTTGACCATCAGCAACAGCGACGCTGACCAGGAAACGGGCGATCGCTCCTCTCGTCTCTGGCAGCACTGCTTCAACCCGCGTCTTTAAGCCGCGCAAATTTGGTTTTTCCTGAAGCAGTAATTGCAAATGAGCTTGAAAGCGCGATCGCTCACCACGAGTTAAGGGAATCAAGGATTCCAAATGAGTTCTTAAATAATCTTGCTCAACCGAATTAGGTAACTCATCACCACTGGCAACAGCGATCGCTAAATGAACTGTTAAAGTTGCAGTTAAATATTCAGGAGAAAGGTAAGAGAGATTGTCGGTATTTAACCGAAAGATGCCGACCCAACTGGCAAGTTTCGGCACTGCACCGCCCAGCCGAACATCTGGCTCAATGCCGTAGCCCAAACGTTCTAACATTTGCGATAAGCCCTCTGCCTCGCTCTTGCTTAGCTTTTCGGAATTTGCACCTGACCAATATTGGAACAACTCTTTACCAGAAACCGCGATCGCATTTAACGATTGAGAGAACTGAGACGCTAACCAGTTTTTGAGGTTTTGGACAGTTTCGCCGCCGTGAGTTGCCAATAGTTCGGGCGGTAGAAGAGCGATCGCCGCCGATGTATTACGAGCGTTAGGGTTACGTCCTAGCAAGCGTCCTAGCGGTTCTAATTGAGTTGTGGAATCCATCACTAGGCGATCGAGTTGATTAATTTTGCTGGTAAACTTGCTGACATCAGGCAAGTTACCTACATCGACTTGCACAAACCGATTAAAGGTTTGACTGGCAGGGTAATAATCAATTGAGAGGACAGATTTACCTGGCTTTAGCTTCATTCCCTCGCCGTAATTTTCGGTATAGCGCAATGCAAACAGCGCCTGTAACTCTTCCATGCAACGAGTCGCAGCCGATCGCAGTCGATTTTTGGAAAGCCGCACATACCAGGCTAGAGCCCAGTTTGCTGGTATTGGGTGTCGCTGTGCAACCATCTGACCTAAACCAATTTGCAGCAAAATCAGATTAGCCTCAAACGGGTTCAACGTTTCGTAAAGAGCTTCCTTGGAGTAAATAACGCTGCAAAGATCAATAAACAAGTCTGCTTTGTGGGTAAAGGTGCTGTACATCTCAGAGTCTCTATACACTGCCCGCAGTTGCACAACTTCCTCAAGAATCACCTCTAATTCCTGCATGGATGAATTAGGCTGCCGACCCGCGCCCAATAGATCGTAAAAAACCCGACGTTCTAATCCATAGAAAAACAACCACAGATAAGCCACATGCACATCAGGCGTGCGTCGTCCGTCGGAAAGCCATTCTAGATAGGCAGCGCGGCTAGTGGGCGGAATGCGTCCGTAGGTGGGGTAGTAGTCTACGTGTTGACCTGCATAGTCAGGGCGATCGCTCTTAACTTTAAGGCTGGGAATAATCAGGCTAGGCTCAATAAAGTTATAGCTTTTAACACTGGCTAAACTCTCGCCCACGTAAACCATGCCAGGAATGTCGTAGTCGGCGATCGTCACAGTTTTATCAGCCGCAACCCAGCATTGCGCTCTAGAAGAAGACTTAGGACGGTAAGGCTGAAGTTCTCCCTCGCTCAAAAGCTGCTCTAGCGCTGCCATGATATCCATCGGAGTTTCTGGATGTATCTCAGCCTGACGTGCTTTCATGCGCTGACGAGGACTGAGCTTTTCGAGGGATTTCTCAGGCTGAATTCTGCCAGGATTAGGCAACTGAATTCTCAAGTCGGCAAGGAGAGTCCAGAGTGGCATGAATTCCATAGGGAGATGGCGCAAGAGGATTTGATCAGTGTACCGTTTTATGCTGAAGATGATGGTTCTTCCCCTACTAAAGATGAGGGGGCTATCTACAGACGAAGATAAGCCTCGGTTGGGGTGACCCTTGCGGTATCTGCGAAGCGCGCGCTTGTTGCAGCAGTGCAGTCATAGTTCAGGAGCCGTAAATCCCGCAATGTTAGCTAATTTTAGCGGAAGGGCGATCGCTCTAAAAGTCAGAAGTAATGAGTCGCAGATTGAGGATTTCCTGAAAGGCGCTGCTGAATTGCGATATGAAAATCATGTTCCCCTGCCCTCGCAGGGAAGGGGCTAGGGGTTAGGTTTCGACAACGCAGCGAGACAGACCTCTCCCTAAATCCCTCTCTTAAAGGAAAGGGACTTTGAAGGATTCATATTTTGATTCAGCAATGCCTTCCTGAAAATCCCTGAAAATCTTTGATGTTGTGAGTAACTAATCTTTGATGTGCTTCTCATGACCCAAGCCCCCGCGACTGTCGGGAGCCTCCGGGATCTCGCTGCTGACTTCTGACCTGAAGACTCGATCGATGAGTTTCTTGCCTTCGTGCAGCAACAGCGCCAAGAGCCAATTCAACTATTTCATGAGTCTTCTTTTAATTAATACTGATATTCTCCCGCACTGAGAGAGGGATTTATGGTGAGAGGGATTGGGAAAGTTGCACAGCGCGTTAAATAACGACAGGAGCATTAACATCCAAATCTAAAGCGCTGAGCAAAATTGTTGCTAAGGGTTTTCCCAACCCTAAAGTGGCGATCGAACTTTCTAAGGGAACAGTGACATCAACTCCTGCCCAATGCCACTTTAGAGTTCCCTGTCCGCTAAATTGTGCTAACTGGGAATTCAGTAGGCTAAATGCGGGTACTTGGATTGGGTGTTCTATGCCAGATAAATTCCAGTGAGATTTTAATTGACACAGTGGGCGATCGCCTTGCTGAACGCTTACAGATGATGGAGTTTCCCATTCAAACTGAGCCATTTCCTTAGGTAACCCCCAAATAGCTCGTCCACCCGCCCTCGAATCAGGATTATCTACATAGATGTGAGAGATCCAAACTCCTATTTTTCCTTGATGATAAATTAGAGCAGGGACTGCAATCAACTCGCTGTACCGTAATGTAGACCCATCCTCATAAGATCCTACGTAGACACCGCCTAAAGTTTTCCCAGGAAAAAACGAGAAAATTTGGAGTTGGCTAGGAATTAAAGAACGCACGCGATCGGTGTCAATCCAGTGTAAGGATAGAAAGCCGTGACCTTTCAATTTCCAGGGTGCCTGAGGATAAGCCATAAGAATGTTCGTCCGATCGGGTTAGGCTTGTGGAATTTTATCAATTACTGTATTCGCCTTTAGAATCATCTGACCGGGCTGTACTTCAAGCTGGTGGATGGATAGCGACATTCCAGATAGTTCAAAGTTTCGCAAATCTGCTAATGTCATGATTTCTTGCAAGATCATCTGAGTTAACTGAGAACTTGCGCCGCCATCGGTGCCTGATACTTCTTCAAATACAACTTGCTGTCCCTGCTCTTTAACTGAAGGAACTACGATCGCTTCTACTTCCTGCGCTTCCTTCGTTTCACCCATTAAAACATCCGCTTTAAGATGAACTTTCCCCTCATCCAAAAACTGAATGTCTACATTCTGAACCTCAATGGCGATTGGCTCACCATTGGGGCTGATCGTCA
The DNA window shown above is from Timaviella obliquedivisa GSE-PSE-MK23-08B and carries:
- a CDS encoding TerB N-terminal domain-containing protein, with the translated sequence MPLWTLLADLRIQLPNPGRIQPEKSLEKLSPRQRMKARQAEIHPETPMDIMAALEQLLSEGELQPYRPKSSSRAQCWVAADKTVTIADYDIPGMVYVGESLASVKSYNFIEPSLIIPSLKVKSDRPDYAGQHVDYYPTYGRIPPTSRAAYLEWLSDGRRTPDVHVAYLWLFFYGLERRVFYDLLGAGRQPNSSMQELEVILEEVVQLRAVYRDSEMYSTFTHKADLFIDLCSVIYSKEALYETLNPFEANLILLQIGLGQMVAQRHPIPANWALAWYVRLSKNRLRSAATRCMEELQALFALRYTENYGEGMKLKPGKSVLSIDYYPASQTFNRFVQVDVGNLPDVSKFTSKINQLDRLVMDSTTQLEPLGRLLGRNPNARNTSAAIALLPPELLATHGGETVQNLKNWLASQFSQSLNAIAVSGKELFQYWSGANSEKLSKSEAEGLSQMLERLGYGIEPDVRLGGAVPKLASWVGIFRLNTDNLSYLSPEYLTATLTVHLAIAVASGDELPNSVEQDYLRTHLESLIPLTRGERSRFQAHLQLLLQEKPNLRGLKTRVEAVLPETRGAIARFLVSVAVADGQASPKEIDRLTKVYTLLELDPQILYSNVHDISANSVNSRPATEPITIRAAFPTKGHQIPAPPQQNPLVLDMSIVESKISESQEVSSLLADIFVEELPAPQTTPITGIAGLDAAHSQLLQALAQKPEWQRAELEAIALALNLMLDGALEVINEAAFDQYDESVIEGDHPFEVNADVLQELLA
- a CDS encoding acetoacetate decarboxylase family protein yields the protein MAYPQAPWKLKGHGFLSLHWIDTDRVRSLIPSQLQIFSFFPGKTLGGVYVGSYEDGSTLRYSELIAVPALIYHQGKIGVWISHIYVDNPDSRAGGRAIWGLPKEMAQFEWETPSSVSVQQGDRPLCQLKSHWNLSGIEHPIQVPAFSLLNSQLAQFSGQGTLKWHWAGVDVTVPLESSIATLGLGKPLATILLSALDLDVNAPVVI
- a CDS encoding DUF2993 domain-containing protein — its product is MGLGEPDLGEQALSKAAEVGITQQLGEVEEVNVDIRTDPLKLIQGKVDSVSVTGEGLVMKNSLRMEKLQVDTGAVAINPASAIFGKIELTQSAEADAHVTLTQEDVNQAFNSDYIRGKMQNLTISPNGEPIAIEVQNVDIQFLDEGKVHLKADVLMGETKEAQEVEAIVVPSVKEQGQQVVFEEVSGTDGGASSQLTQMILQEIMTLADLRNFELSGMSLSIHQLEVQPGQMILKANTVIDKIPQA